The Chionomys nivalis chromosome 4, mChiNiv1.1, whole genome shotgun sequence genome contains the following window.
AGAAAGAAAGACCACCAGTGGGTACcctgaaagaaaacaatgaacCCGAAACAACAGCCGCCCACATGTTGATGTCTCCCTATAATCCTACCTAGGTAGATTAattcccattcattcattcattcattctgagGACTGAATTTAGGTCTCTTATGCTATGCAAGTGatttactactgagctatatcttCAGGCCTCTTAAACTAACAGATAAATAAacaacttttttgtttatttgttttctttttttggttttttaagatagggtttctctgtgtaacagagccctggctttcctgggactcgctctgtagaccaggcctgcctcggcctcccaagtgctggtattaaaggcatgtgccaccatgcccaccatCAAGTTCTGAGATAGTtaacaaggctggccttgaacttccacaTAGTTGAGGCAggttttgaacttctgacccttttGACTCAGCCACAAGAACAGCAGTGATTACACATAAGgactagctccacccactctttATCTTTAGCTCAAACTAACAGCTTGAAGGAAAACTAAATACATCCCTGGGAACATAGGTTGCCAAACTATACAACACAGGCCAAATTCTACTATCTATTTTGATATAAATCTACTTTTCTGGAAGTTATTAGCATATTATTTTTGCCTGTTCTCATAAATACGATGGCAAGAGATCAGTAACAGACTGTATGGCCCAAAAGCTACAGTATTTACTGACTGTTGGAGACCTGTACCAACCTGCCATCTAGAAATCTCCAGATCACATGGCAAACACGACTGACTCAAGTTAACAAAAGTGGTTTCCCTTCGCATCTCATGCTGGATGTACTGACTCTACCTAAAGTCCTATTTATAAAAAACCagtaagaataaaatacaatCAGGTTCCCAACCCTTCTCCACCTTCCTACTCACCCTTTTTCATTGTCTGCTGGGACCAGTTTATCCTCTGAAGCACCAATTGCCAAAATACATGCCTGAGGTGGGTTAATAATCGCAGAGAAATTCTTAATTCCAAACATTCCTAAGTTGGAGATTGTAAATGTTCCACCCTAAAGGAAAAAGTGTAAAAATAGGTTATACTGTCAACataacccagaaaaaaaattacaaatattctCTGAAAAAGTCATGAGATAATCTTTTATTTAAGAAAGTCTTGAAAAGGATACATACTATGATAAGAACCAAAGTCATTTGTGCTGGCTTTTCCACGGAATTATGAAAATATGCCTTTTAGCTTTTCACATATAACTAAACTGCTTTATTTTCAAGACAACGTATCACCTCTATGTAGCAAAATTCAAATAGAAAATGCAAAAGCATTAGGCTGACCTTCAGAGTAACACACTCCTTACAGGTCAGGATGGTATCCTACCTGAAATTCGTGAGGCTGCAGTTTGCCCTCTCTCGCTTTGGATGCTAAAGAAACAACATCACTAGCAATGGTTTCCAGTCCTTTGATGTGTGCATTAAATACAATAGGAGTGATAAGTCCTGCAGGGGTACTGACAGCAACGCTGACATCCACCACGTGATTtctgttgaaaaagaaaatgaatcaacTCATCAACATTAAGGATTAACAGCTGAAGGGAACTGGAAAGCAGGATCAGGGTTGAGGGCACTGGCAgctctcccagagaacctagattcagttctcagcatccacatggcatctGACAACTGAtccaactccagtttcagaggatctagcaccctcacatagacattcaaacaggcaaaacaccaatgctcataaaaataaatctttaaaaaaaaaaaaaagaggctcttcCGGGGACGGTGCTTAGAGGCACTCAGAATGGTCCAGCGTTTGACATACCGTCGTAGGCTCTCCTACAACACAGCCTCCAACAAAACTAGGCTGTCTCGAACTCCTGGCAACAGGATTGTTTACCTTTACACCAAGAAGGTTGGAAAAGCACCTAAATcagcatgcggtgtgtgcccggGCCGACTCCGAGGGGTTCGTACTGTGAGACCGAAAGTCCTCATGAGATTGTCTGAGACAAAGAAACATGTCAGCCGGGCCTATGGTGGCTCCCTGTGTGCCAAGTGTGTCCGTGACAGGATCAAGCGGGCTTTCCTTATTGAGGAGCAGAAAATTGTTGTGAAAGTGTTGAAGGCACAAGCGCAGAGTCAGAAAGCGAAATAAATGTGcgacttaaatttttaattaaaaagaaaaaagagttggaGAGCTGGGCGTCtccctcagtttctccattttctactatgggggaaaaaaacaaaaacaaaaagtgccGGGTTAAAAGAAATATGGATCTTGGGTATTTACTTCAGATATTGTAGGTGCATAGGATGTAACTTAAtagtagagcacctgcctatGCAAATCCCCAAGTTTGATACCCTGTACTACCAACtaccccccctacacacacacgaTTTTAGAGGCAATTATACTACTCTCCAGAGATG
Protein-coding sequences here:
- the LOC130872972 gene encoding 60S ribosomal protein L34-like, which encodes MVQRLTYRRRLSYNTASNKTRLSRTPGNRIVYLYTKKVGKAPKSACGVCPGRLRGVRTVRPKVLMRLSETKKHVSRAYGGSLCAKCVRDRIKRAFLIEEQKIVVKVLKAQAQSQKAK